One part of the Bradyrhizobium sp. CB1650 genome encodes these proteins:
- a CDS encoding carboxymuconolactone decarboxylase family protein, whose amino-acid sequence MRLPILDPKELSDEQKPLYDDMRAGIKDHFKGFVNMREDGALLGPWNPWIREPRFGKPVWELVKAIAANPLLPAAVREVAILVTGSHFRSGYELYAHVLVAEQRGLSDEKLGTIVAGQRPVDLTKQEAVAYDMASALVSGGVLPELTWRAAVKEFGEHGAAELSYLVGIYCMVSVTLNTFDVPVPD is encoded by the coding sequence GTGCGCCTTCCCATTCTCGATCCGAAAGAGCTGAGTGACGAACAGAAGCCCCTCTATGACGACATGCGAGCGGGCATCAAGGACCACTTCAAGGGCTTTGTGAACATGCGCGAGGACGGCGCGCTGCTCGGGCCCTGGAATCCCTGGATCCGCGAGCCGCGTTTCGGCAAGCCGGTGTGGGAGCTGGTCAAGGCGATCGCGGCGAACCCGCTGTTGCCGGCGGCGGTGCGCGAGGTCGCGATCCTCGTCACCGGTTCGCATTTTCGCTCCGGCTACGAGCTCTATGCCCATGTGCTGGTTGCCGAGCAGCGCGGCCTGTCCGACGAGAAGCTCGGCACCATCGTCGCCGGGCAGCGGCCGGTTGACCTCACCAAGCAGGAGGCGGTCGCCTACGACATGGCCTCCGCGCTGGTGAGCGGCGGCGTGCTGCCCGAGTTGACGTGGCGCGCGGCGGTGAAGGAGTTCGGCGAGCACGGCGCGGCCGAACTGTCCTACCTCGTCGGCATCTATTGCATGGTCTCGGTGACGCTGAACACGTTCGACGTACCGGTGCCGGATTAG
- a CDS encoding PLP-dependent cysteine synthase family protein: MQPLPFRQQDPVAPAYRRGWVDEAVAAIEADQCRTADTHLIRLIVPALAGIDIYLKDESTHPTGSLKHRLARSLFLYALCNGHIREGTPVIEASSGSTAVSEAYFAQMIGVPFYAVMPRTTSAEKIAAIEHYGGNCHLIDDGRALYAEAAALAARLNGHYMDQFTFAERATDWRGNNNIAESIFTQLKGEPRPIPDWIVMGAGTGGTSATIGRYLRYRQYPTRLCVADVEHSAFFDCFRKQDRTQVCERPSLIEGVGRPRCEPSFVPGVVDRMMKIPDAATIAAMNVLSRRLRRAVGGSTGTNFLALCRLASEMRKANVTGSLVTLICDSGERYRQTYYEPAWLNARGLDPAPVEAALSSFLATGDPLTLAVDDVANPQSVRTPEAS; encoded by the coding sequence ATGCAACCACTCCCCTTCCGCCAGCAAGATCCGGTCGCTCCGGCCTACCGTCGAGGCTGGGTGGACGAGGCGGTCGCCGCGATCGAGGCGGACCAATGCCGCACCGCCGACACCCATCTGATCCGGCTGATCGTGCCGGCGCTGGCCGGGATCGACATCTATCTGAAGGACGAATCCACGCACCCGACCGGCAGCCTGAAGCATCGTCTGGCGCGCTCGCTGTTTCTCTACGCACTGTGCAACGGGCACATCCGCGAGGGCACACCGGTGATCGAGGCCTCGTCGGGATCGACCGCGGTGTCGGAGGCCTATTTCGCCCAGATGATCGGTGTGCCCTTCTACGCCGTGATGCCGCGCACGACCTCGGCGGAGAAGATCGCCGCGATCGAGCATTATGGCGGCAACTGCCATCTGATCGACGACGGCCGCGCGCTCTATGCGGAAGCTGCAGCACTCGCCGCGCGCCTGAACGGCCACTACATGGACCAGTTCACCTTTGCCGAGCGCGCTACCGACTGGCGCGGCAACAATAACATCGCCGAATCCATCTTCACGCAATTGAAGGGCGAGCCGCGCCCGATTCCCGACTGGATCGTGATGGGAGCCGGTACCGGCGGCACCTCCGCGACGATTGGGCGATACTTGCGCTATCGTCAGTATCCGACCCGGCTATGCGTCGCCGACGTCGAGCATTCCGCCTTCTTCGATTGCTTCCGCAAGCAGGACCGCACGCAAGTCTGCGAGCGTCCCTCGTTGATCGAAGGCGTCGGCCGCCCGCGTTGCGAGCCGTCGTTCGTCCCGGGCGTGGTCGACCGCATGATGAAGATCCCGGATGCCGCGACGATCGCGGCGATGAACGTGCTGTCGCGCCGGCTGCGGCGAGCGGTCGGCGGATCGACCGGCACCAATTTCCTGGCGCTGTGCCGGCTCGCATCGGAGATGCGAAAGGCGAACGTCACCGGATCGCTGGTGACGCTGATCTGCGATTCCGGCGAGCGTTATCGCCAGACCTATTACGAACCCGCCTGGTTGAACGCGCGCGGTCTCGACCCTGCGCCTGTCGAGGCCGCCTTGTCATCGTTCCTGGCGACAGGCGATCCGCTGACGCTCGCCGTCGATGACGTCGCCAATCCACAAAGCGTACGGACCCCTGAGGCATCGTAG
- a CDS encoding Lrp/AsnC ligand binding domain-containing protein, producing the protein MPTRLDRIDLKILRLLQNNGRLSNAELAETVAISPATCHRRTQRLFEDGFIAAVRAMVAPKKVAKGTLVMVGVVLDRSTPESFATFEQAIAKLKFVLDCHLVAGDFDYFLKIRVGDMEDFNRIHGEQLIALPGVRQTRTFFVMKEVVDNAPLEF; encoded by the coding sequence ATGCCCACCCGGCTCGACCGTATCGACCTCAAGATATTGCGATTGCTGCAGAATAACGGCCGGCTGAGTAATGCGGAGCTGGCCGAAACGGTCGCGATCAGCCCCGCGACCTGTCACCGCCGCACCCAGCGCCTGTTCGAGGACGGTTTTATTGCCGCCGTCCGCGCCATGGTCGCGCCGAAGAAGGTGGCGAAGGGCACGCTGGTCATGGTTGGCGTCGTGCTCGACCGCTCGACGCCGGAGAGCTTTGCCACCTTCGAGCAGGCCATCGCCAAGCTGAAATTCGTGCTCGACTGCCACCTCGTCGCCGGCGATTTCGACTATTTCCTCAAGATCCGCGTCGGCGACATGGAGGATTTCAACCGCATCCACGGCGAGCAGCTCATCGCGCTGCCCGGCGTGCGCCAGACCCGCACCTTCTTCGTGATGAAAGAGGTCGTCGACAACGCGCCGCTGGAGTTTTGA